One Paraburkholderia sp. HP33-1 genomic region harbors:
- a CDS encoding S1C family serine protease, protein MDLSDNLADVVGRVGRSVVAVHGRHRMPSSGVIWRQGVVVTAAHTIRREDGIRVTLTDGRTVAAVLAGVDLGTDLAVLKLDGVDLDPVASGDARSLKPGHLALAVARADDSGISADFGVIGSIAGPWRTWKGGQLDAFVRLDGGLRPGFSGAALADMRGQVMGICTSALMRGTGIVIPGMTVERVADELLAKGHVSRGYLGVGTQQVSLLDAWVNKMNLSSSSGLLISSLAPGGPAEQAGVLIGDVLIELDGKPCRDVDDLHAALSSTSIGQQLQIALIRGGERHACSVTVGERPQRNWCR, encoded by the coding sequence ATGGATCTCTCGGACAATCTGGCAGACGTTGTCGGGCGAGTCGGGCGGAGTGTCGTGGCAGTACACGGCCGGCATCGCATGCCGTCGAGTGGGGTAATCTGGCGACAAGGCGTCGTCGTGACGGCTGCACACACGATCAGGCGTGAGGACGGGATCCGAGTCACATTGACCGACGGCCGTACGGTCGCGGCTGTCCTCGCAGGGGTGGATCTGGGTACCGACCTCGCCGTGCTGAAACTGGACGGCGTGGACCTCGACCCAGTCGCTTCCGGCGATGCCCGCTCACTGAAGCCGGGTCATCTTGCACTCGCCGTCGCCCGTGCGGACGATTCCGGTATCAGCGCTGATTTTGGCGTGATCGGCAGCATAGCGGGTCCTTGGCGCACGTGGAAAGGCGGACAGCTCGATGCGTTCGTACGATTGGACGGCGGTCTGCGCCCAGGCTTCTCCGGCGCGGCGCTCGCGGATATGCGCGGGCAGGTCATGGGCATCTGCACCTCGGCACTGATGCGCGGCACCGGCATCGTGATTCCCGGGATGACCGTGGAGCGCGTCGCCGATGAACTGCTGGCTAAAGGGCACGTCTCACGGGGCTACCTTGGTGTCGGCACGCAGCAGGTGAGCCTGCTGGACGCGTGGGTGAACAAAATGAACCTGTCATCCAGTAGTGGATTGCTGATCAGTTCGCTTGCGCCGGGCGGTCCCGCGGAACAGGCAGGTGTGCTCATAGGAGATGTGCTGATCGAACTGGACGGCAAGCCTTGCCGCGACGTCGACGACTTGCATGCCGCGCTGAGCTCGACAAGCATTGGGCAGCAGTTGCAAATCGCGTTGATCCGGGGTGGCGAGCGTCACGCGTGTTCAGTAACAGTGGGCGAACGTCCCCAACGGAATTGGTGCAGGTGA
- a CDS encoding ACT domain-containing protein, with the protein MELSVERVDVWAATIDDKPGGLAKVLSVLRDAGVDLQFIVARRAPEAAGKGVVFVAPLEGDSAIRAATQVGFSVTPSLHSIRVMGLDQLGIIAQLTQMLADGGINLRGVSSAVLGSQFIAYLAVDSLADAEQAIDILQRA; encoded by the coding sequence ATGGAACTGAGTGTGGAACGTGTCGATGTTTGGGCAGCGACCATCGACGACAAACCGGGTGGCCTTGCGAAAGTATTAAGCGTCTTGCGGGATGCGGGTGTCGACCTGCAGTTCATCGTCGCACGCCGCGCGCCGGAGGCAGCGGGAAAGGGGGTCGTGTTTGTCGCTCCGCTAGAGGGAGACAGTGCGATCCGTGCCGCCACCCAGGTGGGGTTCAGCGTCACCCCTAGCCTTCACTCCATCCGTGTAATGGGTCTGGACCAACTGGGCATCATCGCGCAATTGACCCAGATGCTGGCGGATGGGGGGATCAACCTCCGCGGCGTCTCGTCCGCTGTACTTGGCTCGCAGTTCATTGCGTATCTCGCGGTCGACTCGTTGGCCGACGCCGAACAGGCAATCGACATTCTGCAAAGGGCCTGA
- a CDS encoding ferritin-like domain-containing protein has protein sequence MLEIEKEKVVEVLNRILESELAGVIRYTHYSFLVFGFGRIPIVAWLRQQADESLAHAQQAGEWITTLGAYPSLGIGPLLDSHIFDIASILRESLEAEKVALDLYRDLLSLTEDRSVALEEYARQMIHVEELHAGEVDKMMRRPGAIATPPDRGTAPA, from the coding sequence ATGTTAGAGATCGAAAAGGAAAAGGTTGTTGAAGTCCTCAACCGGATTCTGGAGTCGGAGCTGGCTGGGGTCATTCGTTATACTCATTATTCATTCCTGGTATTTGGCTTTGGCCGTATCCCCATTGTGGCGTGGCTGCGGCAACAGGCCGATGAATCGCTCGCGCACGCTCAGCAGGCCGGCGAATGGATCACCACCTTGGGCGCCTACCCGTCTCTGGGAATCGGTCCGCTTCTCGACTCGCATATCTTCGACATTGCCTCCATCCTGCGTGAGTCGCTCGAAGCCGAAAAAGTCGCGCTTGACCTGTATCGGGACCTCCTCTCGCTGACGGAAGACCGTTCAGTCGCGCTCGAAGAATACGCGCGCCAGATGATCCACGTCGAAGAACTGCACGCCGGCGAGGTGGACAAGATGATGCGGCGCCCCGGAGCGATTGCGACGCCGCCTGATCGCGGCACGGCGCCGGCCTGA